A genomic segment from Verrucomicrobiota bacterium encodes:
- a CDS encoding acetamidase/formamidase family protein — translation MPKNLFPLDNTKKFTDQKIVGHNRWHPDIPAAVNIKPGEVFRADIREWFDGAIHNDESADDVRHAPLPGVHVLSGPFYVEGAEPGDLLIVDILEIDACDQEDEGPFSGMGWGYTGVFATKNGGGFLTERFPDAYKVIWDFKGDVATSRHIPEVSYAGIHHPGLMGTAPSAELLAKWTKRETDLIATDPHRVPPLALPPLPDSAILGSLKGAEFDRVAREAARTAPPRENGGNQDIKNLTAGSRVFYPVFVPGAKLSFGDLHFSQGDGEITFCGAIEMGGFMDLHVDLIKGGMATYGVGENAIFMPGIRDPHYSEWLAFSGVSVDLAGKQHYLDSQLAYARACHHAIDYLMKFGYTDIQAYMILGSAPVEGRFSGVVDIPNSCATIYIPRAIFDFDVRPSASGKPHQVKQGVPVPKSSN, via the coding sequence ATGCCGAAGAATCTGTTTCCGTTGGATAACACTAAGAAGTTCACCGACCAGAAAATTGTTGGGCACAATCGATGGCACCCAGACATTCCTGCGGCGGTAAACATCAAACCCGGCGAAGTCTTCCGCGCGGATATCCGCGAGTGGTTCGATGGAGCCATTCACAACGATGAATCGGCAGATGACGTTCGGCATGCCCCGCTTCCAGGGGTGCACGTCCTCAGTGGGCCGTTCTACGTCGAGGGCGCCGAACCTGGCGACCTGCTGATCGTCGACATCCTCGAGATCGACGCCTGCGATCAAGAGGACGAAGGGCCCTTTTCGGGCATGGGCTGGGGCTATACCGGCGTGTTTGCCACGAAGAACGGCGGCGGCTTCCTCACGGAGCGGTTCCCCGATGCCTACAAGGTGATCTGGGACTTCAAGGGCGACGTCGCCACCTCGCGTCACATTCCGGAAGTCTCTTACGCGGGCATCCATCACCCGGGTCTGATGGGTACCGCACCGTCGGCCGAACTGCTCGCAAAGTGGACGAAGCGCGAAACCGACCTGATTGCGACCGACCCCCATCGTGTGCCGCCGCTGGCTCTGCCCCCGCTCCCTGACAGCGCCATTCTGGGATCTCTCAAGGGCGCCGAGTTCGATCGGGTCGCTCGCGAGGCAGCCCGGACGGCTCCGCCTCGTGAAAACGGCGGAAACCAGGACATCAAGAACCTAACCGCGGGAAGCCGGGTCTTCTATCCTGTCTTTGTTCCTGGGGCGAAGTTGTCGTTTGGTGACCTGCACTTCTCCCAGGGCGATGGCGAGATTACGTTCTGCGGCGCAATTGAGATGGGCGGGTTCATGGACCTGCACGTCGATCTCATCAAGGGTGGCATGGCCACGTATGGCGTTGGTGAGAATGCGATCTTCATGCCCGGCATCCGCGATCCGCACTACTCGGAGTGGCTTGCATTCTCGGGTGTCTCGGTAGACCTCGCCGGCAAGCAGCACTATCTGGACTCGCAATTGGCTTACGCGCGCGCCTGCCACCACGCCATCGATTATCTCATGAAATTCGGCTACACGGACATCCAGGCGTACATGATCCTGGGGTCAGCGCCGGTCGAGGGACGGTTCTCCGGTGTGGTTGACATCCCGAACTCGTGTGCGACGATCTACATCCCTAGGGCGATCTTCGACTTCGACGTCCGCCCGTCTGCGAGCGGGAAGCCCCACCAGGTGAAGCAAGGCGTTCCAGTGCCGAAGTCATCGAACTAA
- a CDS encoding AmiS/UreI family transporter, producing the protein MLAGLALFYVGAVLCLNGLWLLGRIGDKEIAVIDIFVGGITLLVALNLAFGPGADLASIKAGALLLLFTFTYFWVAWNRYNGADGRGLGWFCLFVAVTTVPVCLQTLQGATTTWGVWLGLCWAAWGVLWFLFFVLLVMQKPIAKLAGIVAVIEGILTGWLPGFLLLNGLLK; encoded by the coding sequence GTGTTAGCAGGACTGGCCTTATTTTATGTGGGCGCCGTGTTGTGTCTAAACGGTCTCTGGTTGCTTGGCCGGATTGGTGATAAGGAGATCGCGGTCATCGACATTTTCGTTGGCGGAATCACGTTGCTGGTAGCTCTTAATCTCGCATTCGGTCCGGGTGCTGACTTGGCATCGATCAAGGCGGGTGCGCTTTTGCTTCTGTTCACATTCACCTACTTCTGGGTTGCATGGAATCGGTACAACGGCGCTGATGGTCGCGGATTAGGCTGGTTCTGCTTATTCGTGGCCGTCACCACGGTTCCGGTGTGCCTTCAGACGCTGCAAGGCGCGACGACGACCTGGGGCGTCTGGTTAGGCCTATGTTGGGCTGCGTGGGGGGTTTTGTGGTTCCTGTTTTTCGTTCTTCTCGTGATGCAGAAACCAATTGCCAAGCTTGCCGGGATCGTCGCGGTTATCGAGGGGATTCTTACCGGCTGGCTTCCGGGCTTCTTGCTGCTCAACGGCCTTCTCAAATAG
- a CDS encoding zinc-binding dehydrogenase, whose protein sequence is MLAVRKLERGIGNVKVRQIEEPRPDADQVVIAVNSAGICGTDLHIYLDEFETYPPVTIGHELAGEIVELGRNVSGWNVGDRVTTETYFYTCGKCLHCRCGRRNLCVKRRSIGSKQDGAFAPYLVTPASNLHRVPDELDLESAAMTEPLACTVHGVIETAQVRAGDTVAITGPGPIGLLALQLAKGAGATVLVIGTDQDSERLNMAEALGADGIINAQRVDDVAQAAADILHSEGADLVVECSGAAPAAGTLTSLARRGGRFCQMGLYGKPIAFDQDAVCYKELVVTGTNASVPSAWPRALKLLAERKVDAKRLITHRYTIVEWDKALEVVKNKEGVKVLLKPGDPAPKGCY, encoded by the coding sequence ATGTTAGCGGTACGAAAACTGGAACGCGGGATCGGCAACGTTAAGGTCCGGCAAATAGAGGAGCCGCGGCCCGACGCGGATCAGGTCGTTATTGCGGTTAACTCTGCGGGAATATGCGGTACCGACCTGCATATCTACCTTGACGAATTTGAAACTTACCCGCCGGTTACGATCGGCCATGAACTGGCCGGCGAAATCGTCGAGTTGGGACGCAATGTCTCCGGGTGGAATGTAGGAGATCGGGTGACCACGGAGACTTACTTTTACACCTGCGGCAAATGCCTCCATTGCCGTTGCGGCCGAAGAAATCTGTGCGTAAAACGGCGATCCATCGGCTCAAAGCAGGACGGTGCCTTTGCCCCTTACCTGGTAACGCCGGCGTCTAACCTGCATCGCGTTCCCGACGAACTTGATCTGGAGAGTGCCGCCATGACTGAGCCGTTGGCGTGCACGGTTCACGGGGTCATCGAAACCGCCCAGGTGCGGGCCGGCGACACCGTGGCGATCACGGGCCCCGGACCCATTGGATTACTGGCCTTGCAGCTGGCTAAAGGGGCGGGAGCGACCGTGCTTGTGATCGGCACCGACCAGGATTCAGAACGGCTCAACATGGCCGAGGCCTTGGGCGCCGATGGCATTATTAACGCGCAACGAGTTGATGACGTTGCGCAAGCGGCGGCGGATATTCTCCATTCGGAAGGCGCTGACCTCGTGGTTGAATGCTCGGGTGCTGCCCCGGCCGCCGGGACGTTGACCAGCCTGGCGCGCCGGGGCGGCCGCTTTTGCCAGATGGGGTTATACGGCAAACCGATTGCGTTTGATCAGGATGCCGTTTGTTATAAGGAGCTGGTAGTCACCGGCACAAACGCCAGCGTGCCTTCGGCGTGGCCCCGCGCTCTGAAATTGCTCGCGGAACGAAAGGTGGATGCCAAACGGCTGATTACCCATCGCTATACCATCGTCGAGTGGGATAAAGCACTCGAGGTGGTGAAGAACAAGGAGGGCGTGAAAGTTCTCCTGAAACCAGGTGATCCAGCCCCGAAGGGATGCTATTGA